In bacterium, one genomic interval encodes:
- a CDS encoding amidase, with product MIRICLLMAVLASHAIAQPDSVNIAPHHIAAAETLLGISFSNAERDSMRESLQEYLALYQKLRMVQINNAVPPAIQFNPLPIGFRIPDRQAKIKYSSLGKIKRPADLNALAFYTVRELGELIRTRQVTATELTTLCLERLKKYDPQLHCVITLTEEQAMQQAARADAEIAAGKYRGPLHGIPYGAKDLFAASGYKTTWGTPPYQDQQFAENATVIHKLEEAGAILVAKLSLGELAWGDVWFGEKTRNPWDTAQGSSGSSAGSASAVSAGLVPFAIGTETWGSIVSPSTRCGTTGLRPTYGRVSRTGAMALSWTMDKVGPICRSVEDCAVVFDAIRGTDGIDLTLIDAPFNYSPKTDLSKLRLGYLASDFTADTNFATTNNATLQKLRDMGVELIEMRLPDYPIETMSIILSAEAAAAFDELTRSGRDDLMVRQIKNAWPNVFRASRLIPAVEYIQANRLRHMVIQEMDQLMQAVDLYLAPSFEGNNLLLTNLTSHPCVVLPNGFDSSGHPVSITFVGRLFDEATLLGAAKAYQDATDFHLKHPESFK from the coding sequence ATGATCCGCATATGCCTGCTGATGGCGGTGCTCGCATCGCATGCTATAGCCCAGCCTGACAGTGTTAACATCGCGCCACACCACATTGCCGCCGCGGAGACATTGCTCGGCATCTCCTTCTCCAACGCTGAACGCGACAGCATGCGTGAGTCACTGCAGGAGTATCTCGCTCTCTATCAGAAACTTCGGATGGTTCAGATCAACAATGCGGTCCCTCCGGCCATCCAATTCAATCCACTGCCGATCGGATTCCGGATCCCCGACCGTCAGGCGAAGATCAAATATAGCTCCCTGGGGAAAATCAAGCGACCGGCCGATCTCAATGCTCTGGCTTTTTACACAGTTCGAGAATTGGGTGAGTTGATACGAACTCGCCAGGTAACTGCCACTGAATTGACAACCCTTTGTCTGGAGCGACTAAAAAAGTATGATCCGCAGCTTCACTGCGTGATCACGTTGACCGAGGAACAGGCAATGCAGCAAGCTGCCAGGGCGGATGCTGAGATCGCGGCCGGGAAATACCGCGGCCCGTTACACGGCATTCCATACGGTGCCAAAGATCTGTTTGCCGCCAGTGGATACAAAACTACCTGGGGAACGCCTCCCTATCAGGATCAGCAATTTGCCGAGAATGCCACCGTCATCCATAAGCTGGAAGAGGCGGGAGCCATTCTGGTGGCCAAACTCTCGTTGGGAGAACTGGCGTGGGGGGATGTCTGGTTCGGTGAGAAAACGCGTAATCCATGGGATACTGCGCAAGGGTCCAGCGGATCATCGGCCGGATCGGCTTCGGCTGTCTCTGCTGGATTGGTTCCTTTTGCCATCGGTACCGAAACCTGGGGTTCGATCGTTTCACCCTCGACTCGATGCGGCACAACCGGGCTCCGCCCAACTTATGGTCGGGTCAGCCGGACTGGGGCGATGGCGCTCAGTTGGACAATGGATAAAGTCGGGCCGATCTGCCGGTCAGTTGAGGATTGTGCCGTTGTATTTGATGCTATCCGCGGCACCGACGGAATAGACCTAACACTGATCGATGCACCGTTCAACTACTCGCCGAAGACAGATCTCTCAAAACTACGGCTCGGCTACCTTGCGTCGGACTTCACGGCAGATACGAATTTCGCCACGACCAACAATGCCACTCTCCAGAAGCTCCGCGACATGGGGGTGGAGCTGATCGAAATGAGACTTCCGGACTACCCCATAGAGACAATGTCGATCATACTGAGTGCCGAGGCAGCAGCGGCGTTTGACGAGTTGACCCGGTCGGGGCGCGATGATCTGATGGTTCGCCAGATCAAGAATGCCTGGCCAAACGTCTTTCGCGCTTCACGGTTGATCCCGGCGGTGGAGTATATCCAGGCGAATCGGCTTCGCCACATGGTGATTCAAGAGATGGATCAACTGATGCAAGCTGTTGACCTGTATCTGGCACCTTCATTCGAGGGGAATAATCTTCTGCTGACAAACCTTACCAGTCACCCCTGTGTGGTACTCCCCAATGGATTCGATTCTTCCGGACACCCGGTTAGTATCACATTTGTCGGCCGTCTCTTTGATGAAGCTACGTTGCTGGGCGCCGCCAAAGCGTATCAGGATGCCACTGACTTTCATCTGAAGCACCCAGAGTCATTTAAGTAG
- a CDS encoding amidase, producing MKGTILNLCSILLAASLLHASPPDTSQITDSRVEAAEKLIGIDFTPAEIDSMIEILTQYRQDYELLRKSQLSSGEQSSMLFSPVTSGMTFDRKKLSMALSPVSSLEVPSDLNDLAFASIRELGELLRTGKISSTALTQMYLARLKKFGGDLHCIITLTEDLALRQATKADQEIAAGVYRGPLHGIPYGVKDLFDVAGYPTTFGTMAFKDNIAANTATVIKKLEEAGAVLVGKLSMGELAWGDVWYGGITRNPWNLNERSAGSSAGPAAATSAGLVPFALGTETWGSIVSPSTRCGVTGLRPTFGRVSRTGSMTLSGSIDKVGPICRTVEDCAIVLNCIMGPDGEDQSVGDLPFNYNYRVDISKLRIGYLKSDFDRGTNRVNDLKSIQQLRRLGANLIEVTLPDIPVKAMEFILTAEAAASFDELTRSNRDDLLAQQLKSSWPNLFRASRFIPAVEYIQATRLRHEAAEQMNKLFELVDVIIAPTFDGNNLFLTNLTGHPCVVMPNGFDLQGIPTSITMVGPLYDEATLLAVAKQYQDASGHHLLHPPRYIRPGQELPGNRLTTPGAGSASADSSDNRPGILNLW from the coding sequence ATGAAAGGGACTATACTAAATCTCTGTAGCATTCTTCTCGCCGCTTCACTTCTTCACGCCAGCCCGCCAGACACCTCACAAATTACTGACTCGCGCGTAGAAGCCGCTGAGAAACTGATCGGCATCGATTTCACCCCCGCCGAGATCGATAGCATGATCGAGATCCTGACGCAGTACCGTCAGGACTATGAGCTATTGCGCAAATCACAACTCTCGTCCGGTGAGCAGTCCTCAATGTTGTTCAGCCCGGTCACTTCGGGGATGACGTTTGACCGGAAGAAATTGTCAATGGCGCTTAGTCCCGTCAGTTCTCTCGAAGTTCCATCTGATCTCAATGACCTGGCGTTTGCTTCGATCCGTGAACTGGGAGAACTCCTTCGTACAGGCAAAATCAGCTCCACGGCTCTGACCCAAATGTATCTTGCTCGCCTCAAGAAGTTTGGTGGCGATCTTCATTGCATAATTACTCTGACCGAGGACCTGGCTCTCAGGCAGGCGACTAAAGCCGATCAGGAGATAGCCGCGGGGGTCTACCGTGGCCCACTCCACGGAATCCCGTATGGCGTGAAGGACCTTTTTGATGTTGCAGGCTATCCGACCACTTTTGGCACCATGGCGTTCAAGGACAACATTGCGGCGAACACCGCCACGGTGATCAAGAAGCTGGAAGAAGCGGGTGCAGTCCTTGTCGGAAAACTCTCAATGGGAGAACTTGCCTGGGGGGATGTCTGGTATGGTGGGATAACCCGCAATCCCTGGAATTTGAATGAACGCTCCGCCGGATCATCCGCCGGTCCTGCGGCGGCGACCTCTGCCGGTCTGGTTCCCTTTGCGCTGGGGACGGAGACCTGGGGGTCAATAGTCTCCCCCTCGACCCGCTGTGGTGTCACCGGTCTCCGCCCGACGTTTGGTCGGGTCAGTCGCACTGGTTCAATGACGCTCAGTGGATCAATCGACAAAGTCGGACCGATCTGCCGAACTGTGGAAGATTGTGCGATCGTCCTGAACTGCATTATGGGTCCCGATGGCGAGGATCAGTCGGTCGGTGATCTTCCGTTCAACTATAACTACCGGGTCGATATTTCCAAGCTGAGGATCGGCTATCTCAAATCGGACTTTGACCGGGGTACCAACCGCGTCAATGATCTGAAGTCAATTCAGCAACTTCGACGGCTGGGGGCTAACTTGATAGAGGTTACGCTTCCGGATATACCGGTCAAAGCGATGGAATTTATCCTGACGGCGGAGGCAGCCGCCTCATTTGATGAACTGACCCGGAGCAATCGGGATGATCTGTTGGCTCAGCAACTGAAATCGTCGTGGCCGAACCTCTTCCGTGCCTCGCGCTTTATCCCGGCGGTTGAATATATTCAGGCGACCCGGTTACGGCATGAGGCCGCCGAGCAAATGAACAAGTTGTTCGAATTGGTCGACGTGATCATTGCACCGACTTTCGACGGCAACAACCTCTTCCTGACCAATCTGACCGGACATCCCTGTGTAGTGATGCCGAACGGATTTGATTTGCAAGGCATTCCAACCAGTATCACCATGGTTGGGCCGCTGTACGATGAGGCGACCCTGCTGGCGGTGGCAAAACAGTATCAGGATGCGAGCGGCCATCACCTGTTGCATCCGCCACGGTATATTCGACCGGGGCAAGAGCTCCCTGGCAACCGACTGACCACTCCGGGGGCCGGTTCCGCCTCGGCCGACAGTTCGGACAATCGACCCGGGATATTAAACCTCTGGTAG
- a CDS encoding SET domain-containing protein-lysine N-methyltransferase gives MKSNGKRNNGYFIIRQSRIQGRGAFALTLIRKGTRIIEYVGERIGPDLELKRYNEEAMERHHTFLFSVDEMTTIDAGIGGNDARFINHSCDPNCEVFDEDGRIYIFAQKTIYPGEELTYDYHFTAPGRITKALRDFYVCRCGTDACRGTILNIEPSANGNGKPKTNRHPGRHTDHKVTSKKH, from the coding sequence ATGAAAAGCAACGGCAAACGGAACAACGGTTATTTTATCATTCGCCAGTCCCGCATTCAGGGGCGTGGCGCTTTTGCGCTTACCCTGATTCGCAAGGGGACCCGCATCATTGAGTACGTCGGCGAACGGATCGGACCGGACCTGGAATTGAAGCGCTACAACGAAGAGGCCATGGAACGCCACCATACCTTCCTGTTTTCTGTCGATGAAATGACCACGATCGATGCCGGGATCGGCGGCAATGATGCCCGTTTCATCAATCACTCCTGCGACCCGAATTGCGAAGTTTTCGATGAGGATGGACGGATCTACATATTCGCCCAGAAAACGATCTACCCGGGTGAAGAGCTGACCTACGATTACCACTTCACCGCCCCCGGGCGTATCACCAAAGCACTGAGAGATTTCTATGTTTGCCGCTGCGGCACCGATGCCTGCCGCGGTACGATATTAAATATCGAACCCTCTGCTAACGGTAATGGCAAACCGAAGACCAACCGTCACCCCGGCCGACACACTGACCACAAGGTGACTTCGAAAAAGCACTAG
- a CDS encoding 16S rRNA (uracil(1498)-N(3))-methyltransferase — translation MNLLLLTPSDLQSDGCYRVDDSRHLHIRGLLKLRSGDQLSVGVLNGPRGIGRILSADDQATVIELGPMTLSPAPSVAIDLLCAVPRPKIMRKVLFVAAMFGVRSLHFMRANRTEKSYLDSPVFRDGRFEPYLVEGLSQGEWTRMPEVTVHPLFRPFVEDQLPSLPGSAEAPKLLADLGDRPMIDALLADQSVRQVILAIGPEGGWVDFERDLLGRAGFTSFSLGKANLRVEFALAAALSQVELSLCP, via the coding sequence ATGAACTTACTACTACTGACTCCATCCGACCTGCAATCTGACGGCTGTTATCGTGTTGATGACTCCCGGCACCTGCATATTCGCGGTCTGTTGAAACTGCGCTCCGGTGATCAATTGTCAGTCGGTGTTCTCAACGGACCACGGGGGATAGGCCGTATTCTCTCAGCTGACGACCAGGCAACTGTTATCGAGCTTGGTCCCATGACGCTTTCTCCTGCGCCATCTGTGGCTATCGACCTGCTTTGCGCGGTTCCCCGACCCAAGATCATGCGCAAAGTGCTATTTGTTGCCGCCATGTTTGGTGTCAGATCGCTCCATTTTATGCGGGCCAATCGAACCGAAAAGAGTTATCTCGATTCGCCCGTCTTCCGAGATGGCCGCTTCGAGCCATACCTGGTGGAAGGGCTCAGTCAGGGGGAATGGACGAGAATGCCCGAAGTGACCGTCCATCCGCTTTTCCGTCCCTTTGTTGAAGATCAATTGCCCAGTCTGCCGGGCTCTGCGGAGGCCCCAAAGCTGTTGGCGGATCTTGGTGACCGTCCGATGATTGACGCTCTGTTGGCTGACCAATCGGTCAGGCAGGTTATTCTGGCAATCGGTCCGGAGGGGGGGTGGGTCGACTTTGAGCGCGACCTGCTCGGACGGGCCGGGTTCACGTCATTTTCACTCGGGAAAGCCAACCTTCGAGTCGAGTTTGCCTTGGCGGCGGCCCTTAGCCAAGTCGAGTTGAGCCTCTGTCCCTAG